CGTGAGCTCGTCAGTGTATACTATGTTTATACGATTTAACTGTTTtacttaaattaaaaacatttgtaCATATCTGTGAATCCCTTTCTGACCCTTAATCTTAGAATTCCACGATCTTGCTCTTATTCCAGCTAGAAAACTAATTCCAACATGCAGTTCTTCGAATTTCCATAAAATCGCTTCACAGTTCAATTGACTTGCAAAGTATCTTACGTACCTTGCGTTTCGCTtcattccacatttctaaaacaCATTTCAGAACTACCTGGATCGATTCTAGGAAACATGTAACATCCAGGCTTTCGCGGAGCTCCagcaggaattttgggatacgtAAATATCTTTTGCCGGGGGTGGTTTAGAAGCTCGTTTCACTCATAAGGGAAGCAGTATTTTATGAAGGTTTACAGCACACGATGAAATTCATTACGCATACATTCTTCTGCTAAAACATGTAACCACACTTGCATCGAACCCTTATTTACAACAAATaaatatcgatcaaataagtgTCTCGTTCGAAACGCTTTCACCCTCAAACATTAGACGCTTCAGTCCATTTCTCGTATAAATGATAGACGAAGATTTCTTCAATTCTCCCGTACAACTTTCCTCGATACTCTCGGTGGTCTTTTTGTTGTTCGATGGATTTGCGACGAATTTCCTTTCGCTGTTTCCATCAGTCTTTAGTCAAACCGCCGTATGCAAATTGTTCTTCAGCAGCTTCGACTCCACGTGTCTGTGTtcgatagaaaaattaaaaatgtaacaataacTGCTGTTGAATAAAGATCATTAAACTTTGGTTACGGTAGTTCATTATTCTAAGGAACTTTTTAGTGACGAATATTTGAGCTTACCTCATAGGAGACACCTGAGACTCGATTCTGGTTCCAGTGGCTGAAACCATGCTTGAATGTCTCATGCTACTAATAGCGGACCTGCTGATGTGCTTTCTGGAAGAGTAGCAACACGTCTCCTTAAAAGCATCTCGATATTTAGCACTGATCAGATTATATAGAATTGGGTTTATGGTTGCACTGAAGTAATACAGGCAACCAGTGAGTGGGTATAACCATCGGTCTATATCTGGTGTACCGATATTGTATGCAGTCATTATTCGTTGAACGTGAAACGGAGCCCAGCAGATGAAAAACGTTACTACCACAGCacctgtaaattaaaaattgtatagattaatttttggaaattatcTCATACTTGTGGTAAACGTGTTCGATTACAATCTAGGCTGAACAAGTGTGGTGacattgaattgaaaatttcgatGTTTGTACGATAAAGTAAACAAGTTGGTACACGATTGAAATaagattgaaattgtaaaaatacaaaCGGGTTGTTTGGTTAAGACATTTACTGAGAATTCGTATGGTCTTCCGAAGCTGAGCGTGCTTATTTTCCCCGTGAACAAATCCTTCAACGTTTAGGACGAAGCTCTCGGTTTGTATTCGCAGACATATTCGTGTGTAAAACACTGCGATGAATGCCATCGGTAAGAGGAAGAAACAGAAACAGCTGAGCCCGTACAGAGGAAAATTAGGTATGTCATTAGTTTTCATCACGCAGATCGCGGACTCGCTCGAGTATCGGTTCGattctgaaaataaaaaataaactgcATTTGCACAGTCCTAAGAGAATATTTATATCAAATCAGACTATGTTCGATGCCATAACTAAtaactatttaataaaataaaataaatataaatctaaAATCACACGAGTGAATAGAAGTGACAGGAAGGGTAAAGCACTTTTGAAACACGACACGTACATCGAACACATTGGAAAACGATTTCCACGCTCGTTTCGTGTTCGCCGCTCTCGTGTTTTCAATTGTAT
Above is a window of Megachile rotundata isolate GNS110a chromosome 12, iyMegRotu1, whole genome shotgun sequence DNA encoding:
- the LOC100875515 gene encoding neuropeptides capa receptor isoform X1, with amino-acid sequence MNTGIRTMNISDDCMLLVNNSDCTILSESEYVSSVRGPKYLSWKLIVPVTLVYMIIFVTGVIGNVATCIVIVKNSSMHNSINCYLFNLAVSDLMFLILGLPHELGEYWEQYPWKWGLVMCKLRAYVSEICSYVSVLTIVGFAIERYMAVCHPFRQNSEDLKRSMRFILVAWMIASFSALPIAVYINLDFVEYPPKSNRYSSESAICVMKTNDIPNFPLYGLSCFCFFLLPMAFIAVFYTRICLRIQTESFVLNVEGFVHGENKHAQLRKTIRILSKCLNQTTRAVVVTFFICWAPFHVQRIMTAYNIGTPDIDRWLYPLTGCLYYFSATINPILYNLISAKYRDAFKETCCYSSRKHISRSAISSMRHSSMVSATGTRIESQVSPMRHVESKLLKNNLHTAV
- the LOC100875515 gene encoding neuropeptides capa receptor isoform X2 produces the protein MNTGIRTMNISDDCMLLVNNSDCTILSESEYVSSVRGPKYLSWKLIVPVTLVYMIIFVTGVIGNVATCIVIVKNSSMHNSINCYLFNLAVSDLMFLILGLPHELGEYWEQYPWKWGLVMCKLRAYVSEICSYVSVLTIVGFAIERYMAVCHPFRQNSEDLKRSMRFILVAWMIASFSALPIAVYINLDFVEYPPKSNRYSSESAICVMKTNDIPNFPLYGLSCFCFFLLPMAFIAVFYTRICLRIQTESFVLNVEGFVHGENKHAQLRKTIRILSAVVVTFFICWAPFHVQRIMTAYNIGTPDIDRWLYPLTGCLYYFSATINPILYNLISAKYRDAFKETCCYSSRKHISRSAISSMRHSSMVSATGTRIESQVSPMRHVESKLLKNNLHTAV